The stretch of DNA AGCGGGCAGACTGGATACAAGCGTTACCCTTGTCGAGGAATTGGGCTCGGAGACTGTCGTCCACGCCGACGCAGGCGGGAAGAAGCTGATTGCGGTTTTTGCCGGCCAGCAGCGGATGAAATCGGGTGACAGCCTGCCGCTGCATCTCGACCCCGATGTGCTGCACCTCTTCGGCGAGGACGGCAGGCGCTTGTCCTAAGCATGACGCGCAAAAGTGTGCAGCGATTTTGCAATAAAGACATGCGTGGAACAATGCGTCCAAAAGAAAAGCCCGCGCCGAAGCGCGAGTCTAATTGCATATCATAACAGAGCTTTAGTGGCTGTTCTTGTGGCTTTGTTGATCAGCCTTTACATGCTGTTCATGGCTGCCGCCGCGGGTTCCGCTGGACTGCGCGTCGCGGCCAACTGAGGCGTTGCGGGCATTGGAGTCATTCTTGGGACTCTGCTGCCCAGCCTTGACGTGCTGTTCATTGGATCCACCTTGGTTTGCCATTCGGTTCTCCTTGGTTTGAACGAGGCCACGTCGACCTCGAGAGGAGAACCGCGCTCCCGCGCAAGCGTTCCGCATTTTAATATTTCGTGATCTTCGCTCGGAAAAAGCGCTACGAGGACGTGGACCGGGCGGGTAGGGAGCTCGACTGCCATTTCGTTGGCCAGAGTGAGAAAGCGGAAAAATCCCGATGTTCTCCAGCACCGCCGCGTCCGCTTGGCGCGGCCCGCAACATCGATCAAAAAGTGCGCATGTTGGCGAAAAGGTTCCAGAAAAACAATTGCATCCACCCGCGCCGGAAGCCTCGATGCGGCTCGCCGGCTCTTTCCAAATCGACGGGTCGCTCTAACTTAGAGAGTATCTGACGAAAAGGAGAAAACCATGACCGACGCACCGAATACGGCGACCCCGGCGCGGAGAGTGTTGCGTGGCCGCCCTTACAGCATCGGCGAATTTGCCAGGAAATATCGGCTCGACGACAAGGAGGCAAAGCGCCTCTACGACAAGTTCGGCCCGTCGGCCACCGAACTCGACCTATTGATGGCAGCAAAGCGGCGCCCGCCGGGCCTGCCGACCAATCTCGACGGCTGACGGGCGCCATGGGTATCCGAACCGGAAGTTGCCTTTGCGGGGCGGTGGCCTACAGGGTGGAAGGCCAGCCGCTTCGCACCGGCCTCTGCCACTGCGCCGATTGCCGCAAATCGAGCGGCTCCGCCTTCGTGTTCTTCGCGGTCTGGCCGCGCCAGGCTTTTTCCCACAGCGGCGAGATCGCCACCTTCGCCGGCCGCAGCTTCTGCCCCGTCTGCGGCGGCAGGCTTTTCTGCCTCAGGGAAGACGAGGCGGAAATCCGTCTGGGCTCGCTCGACAGTCCGCCAACCGACTTTGCGCCTGGTTATGAGGTCTGGATCAAGCGGCGTGAACCGTGGCTGCATCCTTTGCCCGGCGCGGGCCAATTTGCCGAGGATCCGAACTGACGGACGCTTGCTCATCGAAAACTTGACTTTCCTTACCAATATTTCATTTCACCCATCCGCAATTCCGTGCCAGTTCGGCGGCAACGCTAATCGCCGGTTCATCTGCGTTGTGATTACTTCGCCGCAGAGGCCACAAGCGGCCACTGACGGATTGAGGACGACATGAACAAAATCGTAAGCGGCAGCGAAACCGGAGCAAAGACAGGCGCAGCGTCTGATCTCGCCGCGGTCCTTGCTGCATCGGGCCGGCAGGGCAAGCGCAGCCGCTGGCGCGGACGCCTGCTCATCCTGCTGATTCTCATCGCTGCTGCAGCCGTCTCCGCTTATGTCTATATGGGCCGTGGGCAAAGCGAAGTGAGCTATGCCACCCAGCCGGCAAAACGCGGCGACCTGACGGTGCTCGTCACCGCCACCGGTTCCGTGCAGCCGACCGAGCAGGTGGATATATCGAGCGAACTGTCAGGCACAGTTCGCGACGTCAACGTCGATTACAACAGCACGGTCAAATCGGGCGAAGTGCTCGCTCTCCTCGATACCAACAAGCTCGAGGCCGATGTGAAGAGCTCGCGCGCCAAGCTCAATTCGGCCAAGGCGAACGTCATCAAAGCCAATGCCGATATGCAATCGGCAGGCACCTCGCTCGAGCGGCTGAAGAGCCTGGTCAAGAGCAACGTCTCCACCCAGCAGAGCCTCGACGACGCCAGCTACAAATATGATTCCGCCGTCGCCGCCAAACAGATCAATGAGGCCGAGGTTCTGGCCTCGGAGGCCGACCTGCAGCTTGCCGAAGTCAATCTCGCCAAGGCGAAGATCATATCGCCGATCGACGGCGTCATCCTCACCCGCTCCGTCAATCCTGGCGCCACGGTCGCAGCCTCGCTCTCGGCGCCGATCCTTTTCACCATCGCCGGCGACCTGAAGAAGATGGAGCTGCAGGTTGATGTCGACGAGGCCGATGTCGGTCAGATCGCCGTCGGCCAAAAGGCGAAGTTCACCGTCGACGCCTATCCCGATCGCAGCTTTCCCGCCGAGATCGAGCAGATCCGCTTCGCCTCCGAAGTGGTCAACAATGTCGTGACCTATAAGGCGGTCCTATCGGTCGACAATGCCGATTTGCTGCTGCGCCCCGGCATGACGGCGACGGCCGATGTCACCGTCGAGGCCGTCAAGGACACGCTGATGGTGCCGAATGCGGCGCTGCGCTACGCTCCGGCGCAGGCGGAAAGGCGCGGCCGCGGTATTTTCGGCATCTTCGGCCCGCCGCGCCAGCGCAACAACAATGCCGGTCCGGCGCTGAAGGGCGCTGAGCGCCGTGTCTGGCTGCTGCGCAACGGTCGCCCGGCGCCTGTTGTCATCCAGGTCGGCTCATCTGACGGCCAGTTCACCCAGGTCGTCTCCGGCGACATCAAGGAAAACGACGCACTGGTGACCGACGCCACGACGCGTGCGAACTAGGCGGAGAGACGGATGGCAAGCCCGCCGCTCATCGAATTCAGACAGATCTCGAAAATTTACGGAGAGGGCGAGGCGGCGATCCGCGCGCTCGACCATGTTGACCTTGCGATCAACGCCCATGAATTCGTCGCGATCATGGGCCCGTCTGGCTCCGGCAAGTCGACGGCGATGAACATTCTCGGCTGCCTCGACGTGCCGAGCGCCGGCGACTACATCTTCGAGGGTATTCCGACCAGCGGCTTCGACCGCAGCCAGTTGACGCTGCTGCGCCGGCACATGCTCGGCTTCGTCTTCCAGGGCTTCAACCTGCTGTCGCGCACCTCGGCCGTCGAAAATGTCGAACTGCCGCTGATCTATCGCGGCATGGCGGTGCGCGAGCGGCGCGAACGGGCCCGCGAGGCCTTAGCACTCGTCGGCCTCACCGGGCGCGAACATCACAAGACACAGGAACTGTCAGGCGGCCAGCAGCAGCG from Rhizobium leguminosarum bv. trifolii WSM1325 encodes:
- a CDS encoding conserved hypothetical protein (KEGG: rec:RHECIAT_CH0002119 hypothetical protein), whose amino-acid sequence is MANQGGSNEQHVKAGQQSPKNDSNARNASVGRDAQSSGTRGGSHEQHVKADQQSHKNSH
- a CDS encoding conserved hypothetical protein (KEGG: rec:RHECIAT_CH0002121 hypothetical protein) — its product is MTDAPNTATPARRVLRGRPYSIGEFARKYRLDDKEAKRLYDKFGPSATELDLLMAAKRRPPGLPTNLDG
- a CDS encoding glutathione-dependent formaldehyde-activating GFA (PFAM: glutathione-dependent formaldehyde-activating GFA~KEGG: ret:RHE_CH02073 hypothetical protein), whose protein sequence is MGIRTGSCLCGAVAYRVEGQPLRTGLCHCADCRKSSGSAFVFFAVWPRQAFSHSGEIATFAGRSFCPVCGGRLFCLREDEAEIRLGSLDSPPTDFAPGYEVWIKRREPWLHPLPGAGQFAEDPN
- a CDS encoding efflux transporter, RND family, MFP subunit (TIGRFAM: efflux transporter, RND family, MFP subunit~PFAM: secretion protein HlyD family protein~KEGG: ret:RHE_CH02074 HlyD family protein secretion protein) produces the protein MNKIVSGSETGAKTGAASDLAAVLAASGRQGKRSRWRGRLLILLILIAAAAVSAYVYMGRGQSEVSYATQPAKRGDLTVLVTATGSVQPTEQVDISSELSGTVRDVNVDYNSTVKSGEVLALLDTNKLEADVKSSRAKLNSAKANVIKANADMQSAGTSLERLKSLVKSNVSTQQSLDDASYKYDSAVAAKQINEAEVLASEADLQLAEVNLAKAKIISPIDGVILTRSVNPGATVAASLSAPILFTIAGDLKKMELQVDVDEADVGQIAVGQKAKFTVDAYPDRSFPAEIEQIRFASEVVNNVVTYKAVLSVDNADLLLRPGMTATADVTVEAVKDTLMVPNAALRYAPAQAERRGRGIFGIFGPPRQRNNNAGPALKGAERRVWLLRNGRPAPVVIQVGSSDGQFTQVVSGDIKENDALVTDATTRAN
- a CDS encoding ABC transporter related (PFAM: ABC transporter related~SMART: AAA ATPase~KEGG: ret:RHE_CH02075 putative ABC transporter, ATP-binding protein), whose amino-acid sequence is MASPPLIEFRQISKIYGEGEAAIRALDHVDLAINAHEFVAIMGPSGSGKSTAMNILGCLDVPSAGDYIFEGIPTSGFDRSQLTLLRRHMLGFVFQGFNLLSRTSAVENVELPLIYRGMAVRERRERAREALALVGLTGREHHKTQELSGGQQQRVAIARAIVTEPALLLADEPTGNLDTKTSVEIMDLMTRLNREQGITIVMVTHEPDIAAYAQRLLRFVDGKLETEVEHRRRADHVL